In a genomic window of Gadus macrocephalus chromosome 9, ASM3116895v1:
- the abcc8 gene encoding ATP-binding cassette sub-family C member 8, with the protein MSLAFCGVENNSFAYNVDGGVLNNGCFLDALNVVPHVFVLFITFPILFIGWGSQSSKVHIHHSTWLHFPGHNLRWLLTFVLLFVLVCEVAEGIVSDGFSSSHHLHLYMPAALAFMAAITSIVYYHNIETSNFPKLLLALLIYWLLAFIMKTIKFAKYTEHGVGPRQLRYCIAGLLVLLYGLLLAVEVKVIMGRRYVCYADPTEVKPPEDLQDLGVRFLQPFVNLLSKATYWWMNTFITAAHRRPIDLKVIGKLPIAMRALTNYLRLHRAFQAQTLRARPEGSVPLGPKQIWRALRKAFGRPLILSITFRFLADLLGFAGPLCISGIVHHVSKDNRSIQPTMSHMGIHFISSQEFLENAYVLAVLLFSALLLQRTFLQASYYVAIETGINLRGAIQTKIYNKILRLCTSNMSMGELTVAQICSLVAIDTNQLMWFFFLCPNLWAMPFQIIVGVILLYYLLGISALIGATVIAVLAPVQYFVATKLSQAQKSTLDYSSERLKKTNELLRGIKLLKLYAWENIFCDSVEETRGKELSSLKAFALYTSVSSKAEGGTIMETIGITVILVNVEIRAYFTPPPPPPPPPPPGVVQVSNYMNWMVRNLADMEVQLGSVNRINGLLQTEPENYEGLLTASQVPDGWPRHGEIQIQNLSVRYDATLKPVLKNVNAHIRPGEKVGICGRTGSGKSSFSLAFFRMVDMFEGRILIDDIDIAQLPLQTLRSRFSIILQDPFLFSGSIRFNLDPELKATDEMLWEALEIAQLKPVVKCLPGGLDAMVTEGGENFSQGQRQLFCLARAFVRKSSILIMDEATASIDMATESILQKVVMTAFADRTVVTIAHRVHTILNADLVIVMKRGIILEYDRPHALLEKDDSVFASFVRADK; encoded by the exons ATGTCCTTGGCGTTCTGCGGGGTCGAGAACAACTCGTTTGCGTACAACGTGGACGGAGGTGTCCTGAACAACGGCTGCTTCCTGGACGCGCTCAATGTGGTGCCTCACGTCTTCGTCCTCTTCATCACCTtccccatcctcttcatcg GCTGGGGCAGCCAGAGCTCCAAGGTCCACATCCACCACAGCACCTGGCTGCACTTCCCCGGCCACAACCTGCGCTGGCTGCTGACCTTCGTGCTGCTCTTCGTCCTGGTGTGTGAGGTGGCCGAGGGCATCGTCTCCGATGG GTTCAGCagctcccaccacctccacctctacatGCCCGCGGCGCTGGCCTTCATGGCCGCCATCACCTCCATCGTGTACTACCACAACATCGAGACCTCCAACTTCCCCAAGCTCCTgctag CCCTCCTGATCTACTGGCTGCTGGCGTTCATCATGAAGACCATCAAGTTCGCCAAGTACACGGAGCACGGCGTCGGTCCTCGCCAGCTGCGCTACTGCATTGCcgggctgctggtgctgctgtacGGCCTCCTGCTGGCCGTGGAGGTCAAGGTCATCATGGGCAGG CGCTACGTGTGCTACGCCGACCCCACGGAGGTGAAGCCCCCCGAGGACCTGCAGGACCTCGGCGTGCGCTTCCTGCAGCCCTTCGTCAACCTGCTGTCCAAGGCCACCTACTGGTGGATGAACACCTTCATCACCGCCGCCCACCGCCGCCCCATCGACCTCAAGGTGATCGGCAAGCTGCCCATCGCCATGAGGGCCCTCACCAACTACCTGAGGCTGCACCGCGCCTTCCAGGCCCAGACGCTGCGAGCG AGGCCCGAGGGCTCCGTCCCCCTGGGGCCCAAGCAGATCTGGAGGGCCCTGCGGAAGGCCTTCGGGCGGCCCCTGATCCTCAGCATCACCTTCCGCTTCCTGGCCGACCTGCTGGGCTTCGCCGGGCCGCTCTGTATCTCGGGCATCGTGCACCACGTCAGCAAGGACAACCGCTCCATCCAGCCCACG ATGAGTCACATGGGGATCCACTTCATCTCGTCCCAGGAGTTCCTGGAGAACGCCTATGTTCTGGCCGTGCTGCTGTTCTCTGCCCTGCTCCTCCAGAGGACCTTCCTCCAGGCCTCCTACTACGTGGCCATCGAGACCGGCATCAACCTGCGAGGGGCCATACAG ACCAAGATCTACAACAAGATCCTGCGCCTGTGCACCTCCAACATGTCCATGGGGGAGCTCACCGTGGCCCAGATCTGCAGCCTGGTGGCCATCGACACCAACCAGCTCATGTGGTTCTTCTTCCTCTGCCCCAACCTGTGGGCCATGCCCTTCCAG atcATCGTGGGCGTGATCCTGCTCTACTACCTCTTGGGGATCAGTGCGTTGATCGGCGCCACGGTCATCGCCGTGTTGGCTCCCGTCCAGTACTTTGTGGCCACCAAACTTTCCCAAGCCCAGAAGAGCACTCTG GACTACTCCAGCGAGCGTCTGAAGAAGACCAACGAGCTGCTGCGCGGCATCAAGCTGCTGAAGCTCTACGCCTGGGAGAACATCTTCTGTGACAGCGTGGAGGAGACCCGCGGCAAGGAGCTGAGCAGCCTGAAGGCCTTCGCCCTGTACACCTCCGTCTCCAGTAAGGCCGAGGGCGGCACCATCATGGAAACAATCGGAATCACCGTTATTTTGGTCAATGTTGAAATT CGTGCAtactttacccccccccccccccccccccccccccccccccccggtgtggTTCAGGTGTCCAACTACATGAACTGGATGGTGCGGAACCTGGCGGACATGGAGGTGCAGCTTGGCTCGGTCAACAGGATCAACGGTCTGCTGCAGACGGAACCCGAGAACTACGAGGGGCTGCTGA cTGCGTCCCAGGTCCCTGACGGCTGGCCTCGGCACGGAGAGATCCAGATCCAGAATCTGAGCGTGCGCTACGACGCCACACTCAAACCCGTCCTAAAGAACGTCAACGCACACATCCGCCCTGGCGAGAAG GTGGGGATTTGTGGACGGACAGGAAGCGGCaaatcctccttctccctcgctTTCTTCCGTATGGTTGACATGTTTGAAG GGCGGATCCTGATCGATGACATCGACATCGCCCAGCTGCCTCTGCAGACGCTGCGCTCGCGCTTCTCCATCATCCTGCAGGACCCCTTCCTGTTCAGCGGGTCCATCcg cttcAACCTGGATCCTGAGCTGAAGGCTACAGATGAGATGTTGTGGGAAGCTCTGGAAATAGCTCAGCTGAAACCTGTTGTCAAATGCTTACCCGGAGGCCTGG ACGCCATGGTaacggagggaggagagaactTCAGCCAGGGCCAGAGGCAGCTGTTCTGCCTGGCCAGGGCCTTCGTCAGGAAGAGCAGCATCCTCATCATGGACGAGGCCACCGCCTCCATCGACATGGCAACA GAGAGCATCCTTCAGAAGGTGGTGATGACGGCCTTCGCCGACCGGACGGTAGTCACAATAGCC CATCGCGTGCACACCATCCTGAACGCCGACCTGGTGATTGTGATGAAGCGCGGGATCATCCTGGAGTACGACCGGCCCCACGCGCTGCTGGAGAAGGACGACAGCGTCTTCGCCTCCTTCGTACGGGCCGACAAGTAG